The Kluyvera intermedia genome window below encodes:
- the deoC gene encoding deoxyribose-phosphate aldolase, whose protein sequence is MTDLKASSLRALQLMDLTTLNEDDTDAKVIALCHQAKTPVGNTAAVCIYPRFIPIARKTLNEQGTPNVRIATVTNFPHGNDDIDIALAETRAAIAYGADEVDVVFPYRALIAGNEQIGFDLVKACKDACAAANVLLKVIIETGELKEEALIRKASEIAIKAGADFIKTSTGKVPVNATPESARIMMEVIRDMGVQKTVGFKPAGGVRTAEDAQLFLSIADELFGADWADSRHYRFGASSLLASLLKALGHGDGKSASAY, encoded by the coding sequence ATGACTGATTTAAAAGCAAGCAGCCTGCGCGCGCTGCAGTTGATGGACTTAACCACTCTGAATGAAGACGACACCGATGCGAAAGTGATCGCGCTGTGTCATCAGGCGAAAACGCCGGTGGGTAATACTGCCGCAGTCTGCATCTATCCGCGTTTCATCCCGATTGCCCGTAAAACGCTGAACGAGCAGGGTACGCCAAACGTTCGCATCGCCACCGTGACCAACTTCCCGCACGGTAACGACGACATCGATATCGCGCTGGCGGAAACTCGTGCAGCTATCGCCTACGGCGCTGACGAAGTTGATGTGGTATTCCCGTACCGTGCGCTGATTGCCGGTAATGAGCAGATTGGTTTTGACCTGGTTAAAGCCTGTAAAGACGCGTGTGCGGCGGCTAACGTGCTGCTGAAAGTGATCATCGAAACCGGTGAACTGAAGGAAGAGGCGCTCATTCGTAAAGCATCTGAAATCGCTATCAAAGCGGGTGCAGATTTCATCAAAACCTCGACCGGTAAAGTACCGGTCAACGCGACCCCAGAAAGCGCGCGCATCATGATGGAAGTGATCCGCGATATGGGCGTCCAGAAAACCGTGGGCTTCAAGCCAGCGGGCGGCGTGCGTACTGCTGAAGACGCTCAGCTGTTCTTGTCTATCGCTGACGAACTGTTTGGCGCTGACTGGGCTGACTCTCGTCACTACCGCTTCGGTGCTTCCTCTCTGCTGGCGAGCCTGCTGAAAGCGCTGGGTCACGGCGACGGTAAAAGCGCGAGCGCTTACTAA
- a CDS encoding YjjW family glycine radical enzyme activase, translating into MNSRCALVSKIIPFSCVDGPGSRLALFLQGCNLRCKNCHNPWTMGRCNDCGECVPQCPHQALSLREGKVVWQAEVCQQCDTCLHLCPQQSTPMAQVMSVEQVIEQISKVAPFIEGITVSGGEATTQLPFVCALFQQIKQTSGLEHLTCLVDSNGELPISGWEKLRTMCDGVMVDLKCWDNERHLALTGRGNTRIKQSLHWLAQRGMLSELRLLVIPEQTDYLQEATALSAFIAELGDIPVRLNAFHAHGVYGEAKTWRSAGPQDIEALSQALRAGGITRLIPPALYL; encoded by the coding sequence ATGAACAGCAGATGCGCTTTAGTCAGTAAAATCATCCCCTTTTCCTGCGTTGATGGGCCGGGCAGCCGCCTGGCCCTGTTCCTGCAGGGCTGCAATTTGCGCTGTAAGAACTGTCATAATCCGTGGACGATGGGTCGTTGCAATGACTGCGGCGAATGCGTTCCCCAGTGTCCTCATCAGGCACTGAGTTTGCGGGAAGGAAAAGTGGTGTGGCAGGCGGAGGTTTGCCAGCAGTGTGACACCTGTCTGCACCTGTGCCCACAGCAGTCCACGCCGATGGCACAGGTCATGAGCGTTGAGCAGGTTATTGAGCAAATTAGCAAGGTCGCGCCCTTTATTGAGGGCATCACCGTCAGTGGTGGCGAAGCCACAACGCAGCTGCCGTTTGTCTGTGCGTTGTTCCAACAGATAAAGCAAACGTCCGGGCTCGAACATCTGACGTGTTTGGTCGACAGCAACGGTGAGCTACCGATATCCGGTTGGGAAAAGCTGCGCACGATGTGCGACGGCGTGATGGTGGATTTAAAGTGCTGGGATAACGAGCGTCATCTCGCTCTGACCGGACGCGGTAATACGCGCATCAAACAGAGCCTCCACTGGCTGGCACAGCGAGGAATGTTAAGCGAGCTACGGCTGCTGGTGATCCCTGAACAAACGGATTACTTGCAAGAAGCGACGGCATTGAGCGCGTTTATCGCTGAGCTGGGGGATATTCCGGTACGCCTGAATGCGTTTCACGCCCACGGCGTTTATGGAGAGGCAAAAACGTGGCGCAGTGCCGGGCCACAGGACATTGAGGCCTTAAGCCAGGCACTACGAGCCGGAGGAATCACGAGACTCATTCCTCCGGCGCTTTACTTATAG
- the deoA gene encoding thymidine phosphorylase gives MFLAQEIIRKKRDGQALSDEEIRFFINGIRDNTISEGQIAALAMTIFFHDMSMPERVSLTMAMRDSGTVLNWKSLNLNGPIVDKHSTGGVGDVTSLMLGPMVAACGGYIPMISGRGLGHTGGTLDKLEAIPGFDIFPDDSRFREIIKDVGVAIIGQTSSLAPADKRFYATRDITATVDSIPLITASILAKKLAEGLDALVMDVKVGSGAFMPTYELSAALAEAIVGVSNGAGVRTTALLTDMNQVLASSAGNAVEVREAVQFLTGEYRNPRLFDVTMALCVEMLISGNLAKDDAEARAKLQAVLDNGKAADIFGRMVAAQKGPTDFVENYAKYLPTAMLSKAVYADTEGFVSAMDTRALGMAVVSMGGGRRQASDTIDYSVGFTDMARLGDSIDGQRPLAVIHAKDEASWQDAAKAVKAAIKLDDKAPEITPTVYRRITE, from the coding sequence TTGTTTCTCGCTCAAGAAATTATTCGTAAAAAACGTGATGGTCAGGCGCTGAGTGATGAAGAAATTCGTTTCTTTATCAACGGTATTCGCGATAACACCATTTCCGAAGGGCAGATTGCCGCCCTGGCGATGACCATTTTCTTCCATGATATGAGCATGCCGGAGCGTGTCTCGCTGACCATGGCGATGCGGGATTCAGGAACCGTCCTGAACTGGAAGAGCCTGAATCTGAACGGCCCGATTGTCGATAAGCACTCTACCGGCGGTGTCGGTGACGTGACTTCTCTGATGCTTGGCCCAATGGTCGCGGCTTGCGGCGGCTATATTCCAATGATCTCCGGCCGTGGCCTCGGTCATACCGGCGGTACGCTTGATAAATTAGAAGCGATTCCCGGCTTCGACATCTTCCCTGATGACAGCCGTTTCCGTGAAATTATTAAAGACGTGGGTGTGGCGATTATTGGGCAGACCAGCTCGCTCGCACCGGCGGACAAACGTTTTTATGCCACCCGCGACATTACCGCAACGGTGGACTCCATCCCACTGATTACCGCCTCAATCCTCGCCAAAAAACTGGCTGAAGGTCTGGATGCGCTGGTCATGGATGTGAAAGTGGGTAGCGGCGCATTTATGCCGACCTACGAACTCTCCGCAGCGCTGGCAGAAGCGATTGTGGGCGTCTCTAACGGCGCGGGCGTGCGCACCACCGCATTGCTAACCGACATGAACCAGGTGTTGGCTTCCAGCGCGGGTAATGCCGTTGAGGTTCGCGAAGCCGTACAGTTCCTGACCGGTGAATACCGTAATCCGCGTCTTTTCGACGTCACCATGGCGCTGTGTGTAGAAATGCTCATCTCCGGCAACCTGGCAAAAGATGACGCCGAAGCGCGCGCCAAATTGCAGGCAGTACTGGATAACGGTAAAGCGGCGGATATCTTTGGTCGCATGGTCGCAGCCCAAAAAGGCCCGACCGACTTCGTTGAAAACTATGCGAAATATCTACCAACGGCGATGCTCAGCAAAGCTGTCTATGCCGATACCGAAGGCTTTGTCAGCGCGATGGATACCCGTGCGCTGGGCATGGCCGTGGTTTCTATGGGTGGCGGTCGTCGTCAGGCATCCGACACCATTGATTACAGCGTCGGCTTTACCGACATGGCTCGTCTGGGCGACAGCATTGACGGACAACGTCCGCTGGCCGTTATCCACGCTAAAGATGAAGCCAGCTGGCAGGACGCGGCGAAAGCCGTTAAAGCGGCAATTAAACTGGACGACAAAGCGCCTGAAATTACGCCGACCGTCTATCGTCGCATCACCGAATAG
- a CDS encoding YjjI family glycine radical enzyme: protein MPTSIDSSLLQHCQQIVTSSMLTPEQKRHFLALEAENALPYPELSDDARAALADGVICDMFEGHAPYKPRYVLPDYARFLANGSEWLELEGAQDLDDALSLLTILYHHVPSVTAMPVYLGHLDALLSPYVRILTQDEVDIRIKRFWRYLDRTLPDAFTHVNIGPQDTPITRAILRADAELKQVAPNLTFIYDPEITPDDLLLQVAQNVCECSKPHIANGPINDKIFTKGQYGIVSCYNSLPVAGGGSTLVRLNLQQVAERSRSIDNFFTQLLPRYCQLQIDIIDARCRFLYEQSNFFENSFLVSEGLISPERFVPMFGIYSLAEAVNILCEREGIAGRYGKDEQANQLAYRISAELAEFVAHTPVQYGWQQRALLHAQSGISSDAGTTPGARLPYGDEPDPITHLLTVAPHHAHYAAGISDILTLDETVKRNPQAVMQLCLGAFKVGMREFSANVSGNDLVRVTGYMVRLSDLEKYRAEGSRINTTWLGEEAARNTRILERQPRVVSHEQQMRFSQ from the coding sequence ATGCCAACATCGATAGATTCATCGTTGCTGCAACACTGCCAGCAAATTGTGACAAGCTCCATGTTAACCCCGGAACAAAAACGCCATTTTTTGGCGCTTGAAGCAGAAAACGCCCTGCCGTACCCCGAACTGTCTGACGATGCCCGCGCAGCGCTGGCTGACGGGGTGATCTGCGATATGTTTGAAGGGCATGCGCCGTATAAACCACGTTATGTCCTGCCGGACTATGCACGCTTTCTCGCTAACGGCTCCGAATGGCTGGAGCTTGAAGGCGCGCAGGATCTGGATGATGCGCTTTCGCTACTGACAATTTTGTATCATCACGTCCCTTCCGTGACGGCGATGCCGGTGTATCTGGGTCATCTTGATGCGTTGCTGTCACCTTATGTTAGAATTCTAACACAAGATGAAGTCGACATTCGAATAAAACGTTTCTGGCGCTATCTCGACCGCACGCTGCCGGACGCCTTTACCCACGTCAATATCGGCCCTCAGGATACGCCCATCACTCGCGCCATTTTGCGGGCAGATGCAGAATTAAAGCAGGTTGCGCCGAATCTGACCTTTATCTACGACCCGGAAATTACGCCTGACGATCTGTTGCTCCAGGTGGCACAAAATGTTTGCGAATGCAGCAAGCCGCATATCGCTAATGGGCCAATAAATGATAAAATTTTCACAAAAGGTCAGTACGGCATCGTCAGCTGTTACAACTCACTACCGGTCGCGGGTGGCGGCAGTACGCTGGTTCGCCTGAATTTACAGCAGGTTGCCGAGCGTAGCCGCTCTATTGATAATTTCTTCACGCAGCTCCTGCCGCGTTACTGCCAACTGCAAATTGACATCATCGACGCACGTTGCCGTTTCCTCTATGAACAGTCGAACTTCTTTGAGAATAGCTTCCTAGTCAGTGAGGGGTTGATTAGCCCTGAGCGATTTGTCCCGATGTTCGGCATCTATTCACTGGCGGAAGCGGTCAATATTCTGTGTGAACGTGAAGGCATTGCCGGTCGCTACGGTAAAGACGAGCAGGCCAATCAGCTGGCCTACCGTATCAGCGCCGAACTGGCAGAATTTGTCGCCCACACACCCGTTCAGTACGGCTGGCAGCAACGTGCGCTGTTACACGCGCAGTCGGGGATAAGCTCAGATGCCGGGACGACCCCCGGTGCACGTCTGCCGTATGGCGACGAGCCGGACCCTATTACCCATCTACTGACCGTGGCGCCACACCATGCGCATTACGCTGCGGGGATCAGCGATATTCTGACGCTCGATGAAACGGTAAAACGCAATCCGCAGGCAGTGATGCAGCTATGCCTCGGCGCTTTCAAGGTCGGTATGCGCGAGTTCAGCGCCAACGTCAGCGGGAATGATTTGGTTCGCGTAACCGGCTATATGGTGCGCCTGTCGGACCTGGAGAAATATCGCGCGGAAGGCTCACGCATCAACACCACATGGCTGGGTGAAGAAGCCGCGCGCAACACCCGTATTCTGGAACGCCAACCTCGTGTCGTGAGCCATGAACAGCAGATGCGCTTTAGTCAGTAA
- a CDS encoding NupC/NupG family nucleoside CNT transporter — protein MQILMGLIGMVVLLAIALLLSSNRKAINLRTVLGAWLIQVGIGALILYVPAGRKVLLAMSEGVANVIAYGNEGIGFLFGGLVSDKMFEVFGGGGFVFALRVLPVIVFFSSLIAVLYYLGIMQFVIRILGGALRAVLKTSRTESLSATANIFVGQTEAPLVVRPYIATMTRSELFAVMCGGLASVAGSVLAGYAQMGVPLEYLIAASFMAAPGGLLFAKIMIPETEKPNDSPTLENEANNPDKPANVLDAAASGAASGMQLALNVGAMLLAFIALIALLNGILSGIGGWFDYPNLSLQLILGWIFSPLAWVIGVPWNEATVAGSFIGQKLVINEFVAYMNFGEYLKADADVAAAGLQVISNHTKAIISFALCGFANLSSIAILIGGLGSMAPNRRQEIAQLGLKAVAAGTLSNLMSATIAGIFLSL, from the coding sequence ATGCAAATCCTCATGGGACTCATCGGTATGGTGGTGCTGCTTGCCATCGCCTTACTGCTTTCCAGTAATCGTAAAGCGATTAATCTCCGAACGGTACTTGGTGCATGGCTGATTCAGGTCGGTATCGGTGCGTTAATTCTCTATGTTCCCGCAGGGCGTAAAGTGCTGTTAGCGATGTCTGAAGGCGTCGCCAACGTTATTGCCTACGGCAATGAAGGGATCGGTTTTCTGTTCGGCGGGCTGGTTTCCGATAAGATGTTTGAAGTTTTCGGCGGTGGCGGCTTCGTGTTTGCGCTGCGCGTTCTGCCGGTTATCGTCTTCTTCTCCTCGCTGATTGCCGTGCTTTATTACCTCGGCATTATGCAGTTTGTGATTCGTATTCTGGGTGGCGCGCTGCGTGCGGTGCTGAAAACGTCACGTACGGAGTCACTCTCTGCGACAGCCAATATTTTCGTTGGGCAGACTGAAGCGCCGCTGGTGGTGCGTCCCTACATTGCCACCATGACGCGTTCTGAACTGTTCGCTGTGATGTGTGGTGGTCTGGCGTCGGTTGCCGGTTCCGTGTTGGCGGGCTATGCCCAAATGGGGGTGCCGCTGGAATATCTGATCGCGGCTTCCTTTATGGCGGCTCCTGGTGGGTTGCTGTTTGCCAAGATCATGATACCGGAAACGGAAAAACCCAACGATTCTCCGACGCTGGAAAATGAAGCTAACAACCCGGATAAACCTGCAAACGTGCTGGACGCTGCGGCATCGGGCGCGGCGTCAGGGATGCAACTGGCGCTGAACGTTGGTGCGATGTTGCTGGCATTTATCGCGTTGATTGCGCTGCTGAACGGCATCTTGTCCGGGATCGGCGGTTGGTTTGATTATCCGAACTTGTCGTTGCAGCTGATTCTGGGCTGGATCTTCTCGCCTCTGGCGTGGGTCATTGGCGTGCCGTGGAATGAAGCCACGGTGGCGGGGTCGTTTATCGGTCAGAAACTGGTTATCAACGAATTTGTGGCCTACATGAACTTCGGTGAATACCTGAAGGCCGATGCCGATGTTGCTGCTGCCGGGTTGCAAGTCATCTCCAACCACACCAAGGCAATTATCTCCTTTGCGCTGTGTGGCTTCGCCAACCTCTCCTCTATCGCCATTCTGATTGGCGGTCTGGGCAGTATGGCACCGAATCGCCGTCAGGAAATTGCCCAACTGGGCCTGAAAGCCGTGGCAGCGGGGACGCTCTCTAACCTGATGAGCGCCACCATTGCTGGGATTTTCCTTTCACTATAA